One part of the Elusimicrobiota bacterium genome encodes these proteins:
- a CDS encoding methyltransferase domain-containing protein, producing the protein MNMPADLQFFSDLNSLQAIAIGYRSSKPLLVALHYDLFSRIAGGLDSSRRLSRKLGLDLRALEILLNALATLGFLHKRNGRYVNATSAKKFLVAGSPNYMGNILKYQELTWDAWSDLRFVLKKGQPRRMLLDWIRKRSFTKDYIRAMGDVARVPARELAARLDWAGVGRTLDVGCGAGTFSAAFVERNPRVRGVLLDLPVTLRVTKELLKEHPQLGRLSFREADFLADSFGCEEFDLILISNVTHVENEANNRRLVQKAYRALKPQGRLVIHDFVIGPDRTVPRFSALLALHLLLFTGKGSVYTLDEYRSWMNNAGFNRISDISIAKNSLHPSVAIVGQKS; encoded by the coding sequence TTGAATATGCCGGCGGATCTTCAGTTTTTTTCAGACCTCAACAGCCTTCAGGCGATTGCCATCGGCTATCGAAGCTCCAAGCCGCTCTTGGTGGCGCTGCATTACGATCTTTTTTCCCGGATCGCAGGAGGGTTGGATTCCTCGCGGCGATTAAGCCGCAAGCTCGGCCTTGATTTAAGAGCGCTTGAGATTTTGCTCAATGCGCTGGCGACGCTCGGATTCCTCCATAAGCGCAACGGGCGCTACGTCAACGCAACATCAGCCAAAAAATTTCTTGTCGCCGGCAGTCCGAATTATATGGGCAACATCCTCAAATATCAGGAGCTGACTTGGGACGCATGGTCTGATCTGCGGTTTGTTTTAAAGAAAGGGCAGCCCCGGCGCATGCTTCTTGATTGGATTCGCAAGAGATCGTTCACCAAAGACTATATTCGAGCCATGGGAGACGTCGCCCGCGTGCCTGCGCGCGAATTGGCCGCGCGGCTTGATTGGGCCGGCGTCGGCCGCACGCTGGATGTCGGTTGCGGAGCCGGCACATTTTCCGCGGCCTTTGTCGAGCGGAATCCCCGCGTGCGGGGCGTTTTGCTTGATTTGCCCGTGACTTTGCGCGTCACCAAAGAGCTGCTTAAGGAACACCCGCAGTTGGGTCGCCTGAGCTTTCGGGAGGCCGATTTCCTCGCCGACAGCTTCGGCTGCGAGGAGTTTGATTTGATCCTGATCTCCAACGTCACGCACGTGGAAAACGAGGCTAATAATAGACGGTTGGTTCAAAAGGCTTACCGCGCGCTTAAGCCTCAAGGCAGGCTCGTCATTCATGACTTTGTGATCGGCCCGGACCGGACAGTGCCGAGGTTTTCGGCGCTGCTTGCTCTTCATTTGCTTCTTTTTACGGGCAAAGGTTCGGTTTACACCTTGGATGAGTACCGATCCTGGATGAACAACGCCGGATTTAATAGGATCAGCGATATTTCCATTGCCAAAAACAGTCTGCATCCATCGGTTGCCATTGTTGGACAGAAATCATAG
- a CDS encoding ABC transporter substrate-binding protein, which yields MAQSAGLPLWARVLRVCEDVVDDAITLDPRKEFSEKNHTIIQQMFEGLVRLDTDGKIEPALATSWRWVDERSLEFTLREGVRFHNGEIFDAQAVKFSIEQFVDPKVGYPGAGFLGSVEKVVVLDARHVVLKTKFVDGILPHRLAALITIMPPRYIAEHGDQYFAGHPVGTGPFKFVQWEKNKEIVLAANTDYWLKGYPKFTGLVFKFIPGDEQINQLLKGEIDLVTEVPGTATLEVMKSPIVRIVKKEGFYTVASSLNSKTGPLSDRRVRQALNYAVDKKDLIRYDLLGNGKSLATMTMPGEIGHNPGLKPYPYNPKKARRLLTDAGYPDGFRVKALVKVNAMRTMQIIAKQLARVNIHVDIHPTTDAVAVSDMQKESWDWVYAGCPDPMSHSFFIHFIFLSSLSPFSVNKDAKYDELLTKMVGALDENEQHKIGMELDQYVHEQALSLFTYQRIKIYGIRRDIHFIPPVTGVPYYVFSHPRETREE from the coding sequence TTGGCGCAGTCGGCCGGCCTGCCGCTTTGGGCAAGAGTATTGCGCGTCTGCGAAGACGTCGTCGACGACGCCATAACGCTTGATCCGCGAAAAGAATTCTCCGAGAAGAACCATACCATCATCCAGCAGATGTTCGAGGGTTTGGTGCGGCTGGATACCGATGGAAAAATCGAACCGGCGTTGGCCACAAGTTGGCGTTGGGTCGATGAACGAAGCCTGGAATTCACGCTGCGGGAGGGCGTGCGTTTCCACAACGGGGAAATTTTCGACGCGCAGGCCGTCAAATTCAGCATCGAACAGTTTGTTGATCCCAAGGTCGGTTACCCGGGGGCCGGCTTCCTCGGTTCCGTCGAGAAAGTCGTCGTTCTTGATGCCCGCCATGTCGTCCTGAAAACGAAATTCGTGGACGGCATTCTTCCGCACCGTCTCGCCGCTTTAATTACGATCATGCCTCCTCGATATATCGCAGAGCACGGAGATCAATATTTTGCCGGGCATCCCGTCGGAACCGGCCCCTTTAAGTTCGTTCAGTGGGAAAAAAACAAAGAAATTGTCCTGGCGGCCAATACGGATTATTGGCTTAAAGGTTATCCAAAATTTACGGGGCTTGTTTTTAAGTTCATTCCCGGCGATGAACAAATCAATCAATTATTAAAAGGCGAAATTGATTTGGTTACGGAAGTGCCGGGCACGGCAACGCTTGAAGTGATGAAAAGCCCCATCGTCAGGATCGTTAAGAAGGAGGGTTTTTATACGGTTGCCTCAAGTTTAAACTCCAAAACCGGTCCTTTGTCCGATCGCAGGGTGCGCCAAGCGCTCAACTATGCCGTCGATAAGAAGGACCTGATACGCTACGATTTACTGGGAAACGGCAAATCGCTCGCCACCATGACCATGCCCGGCGAGATCGGGCACAACCCCGGCTTAAAACCCTATCCTTACAATCCCAAAAAAGCTCGCCGGTTGTTGACGGATGCGGGTTATCCCGACGGTTTCCGCGTCAAGGCCCTTGTCAAGGTCAATGCGATGAGAACCATGCAAATCATCGCCAAGCAACTGGCTCGAGTCAATATTCATGTTGATATCCATCCCACCACGGATGCCGTGGCCGTGTCTGATATGCAAAAGGAATCTTGGGATTGGGTGTATGCCGGCTGCCCCGATCCGATGAGCCATTCGTTCTTCATTCACTTTATCTTTTTGTCTTCTTTGTCTCCTTTCAGCGTCAACAAGGACGCCAAGTATGACGAGCTTTTAACCAAGATGGTGGGAGCTCTCGATGAAAACGAGCAGCACAAAATAGGGATGGAACTGGATCAATATGTCCATGAGCAGGCCTTAAGCCTGTTTACCTACCAGAGGATCAAAATTTACGGCATCAGGAGGGATATCCATTTTATTCCTCCGGTTACAGGCGTACCCTATTACGTCTTCAGTCATCCTAGGGAAACGCGCGAGGAGTAG
- a CDS encoding cupin domain-containing protein, translating into MKKKPAPRRFGALTVFPLIPAAVRTFSALRLTMKPGAQTPSIYHRKTNEFFFILRGSAKARINGRSVRFKKGDFAFLPAKTRHQFEAGPAGVEVLDIFIPRLDLDNPDIRTVEQ; encoded by the coding sequence TTGAAAAAAAAACCGGCGCCAAGGCGTTTTGGAGCGTTGACGGTGTTTCCGTTGATCCCCGCCGCCGTCCGAACTTTTTCAGCGCTGCGCCTGACCATGAAGCCCGGAGCTCAAACGCCTTCCATTTACCACAGAAAAACCAATGAATTTTTTTTCATTCTGCGAGGCAGCGCAAAAGCCAGGATTAACGGCCGGTCGGTGCGCTTTAAGAAAGGGGATTTTGCCTTCCTGCCCGCCAAAACACGTCATCAATTCGAGGCTGGGCCGGCCGGGGTGGAAGTGCTCGATATTTTCATCCCGCGATTAGATTTAGATAACCCGGACATCCGCACGGTCGAACAATGA